A single window of Synechococcus sp. C9 DNA harbors:
- a CDS encoding class I SAM-dependent methyltransferase, producing MADNGNNSNSNLIKIREQFDFGPYPYFPLEQSPQHETESLFIHNLTTPYYLKYKRLPPQDNLIILDAGCGSGYGALTLALANPNARIVGIDLSEKSIELARHRLHYHGIKNYEFHVLPIEEIGCLNYQFDYINCDEVIYLSDDPKVTLQKLAQALKPQGIMRVNFHDQYQRAEQYRGQEFFEWLGLKKNNPEDQAIHTVRLIMEQLQDEVNLKKNCWQPALGNRLDRWGQEYILMNYLFQCDKGFTPLDVSHYLEYAGLELIEMVYWRKWRLTELFTDPENVPAIIGAVEAIATPWERYYLRDLIHPHERLIDFWCGYPTAPQATILTAESLIYLHPQLCTDLVKTAWRSTLEQGQAFPISHFLKTPAQSCFFQAEVSLDFVTASVLCPLLEMPMRFSQIKDRWLHLYPQDWLTSNPTDVQAITIKLQEILLMLEKYLYVLIVSDSSDS from the coding sequence ATGGCTGACAATGGGAATAACAGCAATAGTAACCTTATAAAAATTAGGGAGCAATTTGACTTTGGCCCCTATCCCTATTTCCCCTTGGAGCAATCCCCCCAGCATGAAACAGAATCTTTATTTATTCACAATCTGACCACCCCTTACTATTTGAAATATAAGCGACTTCCACCGCAAGATAATTTAATTATTTTGGATGCGGGATGTGGTTCGGGTTACGGTGCCTTAACCCTGGCGTTGGCGAACCCTAATGCCCGGATTGTGGGGATTGATTTATCTGAAAAATCTATCGAACTGGCCCGCCATCGTCTGCATTATCATGGGATAAAAAACTATGAATTTCATGTATTACCCATTGAGGAAATTGGTTGTTTGAATTATCAATTTGACTACATTAATTGCGATGAAGTCATCTATTTATCGGATGACCCCAAAGTAACGTTACAAAAGCTGGCTCAAGCCTTAAAACCCCAGGGAATTATGCGGGTGAATTTTCACGACCAGTACCAGCGTGCTGAGCAATATCGGGGTCAGGAATTTTTTGAGTGGCTCGGCTTAAAAAAAAATAACCCTGAAGACCAAGCCATTCATACGGTGCGCCTGATCATGGAACAGTTGCAGGATGAGGTTAATCTCAAAAAAAACTGTTGGCAACCCGCCTTAGGTAATCGTTTAGACCGATGGGGTCAGGAATATATTTTAATGAATTACCTCTTTCAATGTGATAAAGGATTTACGCCCCTGGATGTGAGTCACTATTTAGAGTATGCCGGTTTGGAATTGATTGAAATGGTCTATTGGCGCAAGTGGCGATTAACGGAATTATTTACTGACCCGGAGAATGTACCGGCGATCATTGGGGCTGTTGAGGCGATTGCTACCCCTTGGGAGCGGTATTATCTCAGGGATTTAATTCATCCTCACGAGCGGCTCATTGATTTTTGGTGCGGCTATCCCACCGCCCCACAAGCAACGATATTAACAGCGGAATCTCTGATTTATTTGCACCCCCAACTCTGTACCGATCTGGTCAAAACCGCTTGGCGGAGTACCTTGGAACAGGGACAGGCTTTTCCGATTTCTCATTTCTTGAAAACTCCAGCACAAAGTTGTTTTTTTCAAGCGGAAGTAAGCCTCGATTTTGTGACCGCAAGTGTGCTATGTCCTTTACTGGAAATGCCCATGAGATTCTCTCAAATCAAAGATAGATGGTTGCACTTATACCCCCAGGATTGGTTAACGTCAAACCCTACGGATGTGCAAGCAATTACCATCAAATTGCAAGAGATATTATTGATGTTAGAAAAATATCTTTATGTACTGATTGTATCTGATTCATCTGATTCCTAG
- a CDS encoding glycosyltransferase family 2 protein: MAAEQIWEQPEFYDPTPQDFNAYGQGRRRKAAVVLSLIWGGTLALHWVSWGTWVVWALTSVVGWQVLRLLWGKAIPETPPALTGDTPLPSVTLLVAAKNEEAVIERLVRSLCQLDYPCYDLWVIDDASTDATGQILDQLRPHYPQLRVLHRPAGAGGGKSGALNEGLRLSQGEIVGVFDADAQVSPDLLHWIVPLFQQPQVGAVQVRKAIAPGPPNWWLAGQRVEMILDAFLQQQRRRLGGIAELRGNGQFVRRTALNRVGGWNEATLTDDLDLTFRLHLDAWDIEFLFTPSVMEEGVTNFRALWHQRNRWAEGGYQRYLDYWRPWLFWPWGAWKRFDTGVTCVSQYLLPAASIPDSLWAIWGKHPPLLWPLTSVMLLLFCGSTWRGLSRLEPRSPWQLLGASLRAMLYMTHWLPVMAAMMVRVAVRPKRLKWVKTVHVTSGE, translated from the coding sequence ATGGCCGCCGAGCAGATTTGGGAGCAACCCGAATTTTACGACCCCACCCCCCAGGATTTTAACGCCTACGGGCAAGGACGGCGCCGCAAAGCCGCAGTGGTACTGTCCCTGATTTGGGGGGGCACCCTGGCACTGCATTGGGTTTCCTGGGGAACCTGGGTGGTATGGGCGTTAACCAGCGTGGTGGGCTGGCAGGTACTGCGGTTGCTCTGGGGGAAAGCCATCCCGGAAACGCCCCCCGCCCTGACGGGAGACACCCCGCTCCCCTCCGTGACCCTGCTGGTGGCGGCCAAAAATGAAGAAGCGGTGATTGAACGGCTGGTGCGCTCCCTGTGTCAACTGGATTACCCCTGCTATGACCTGTGGGTGATTGACGATGCCAGTACGGATGCCACCGGGCAAATTTTGGATCAACTCCGCCCCCATTATCCCCAACTGCGGGTCTTACACCGGCCGGCCGGAGCAGGGGGGGGCAAATCCGGTGCCCTGAACGAGGGACTGCGCCTCAGCCAAGGGGAGATTGTGGGGGTGTTTGATGCGGATGCCCAGGTGTCCCCGGACCTATTGCACTGGATTGTGCCCCTGTTTCAGCAACCCCAGGTAGGGGCCGTCCAGGTACGCAAGGCCATTGCCCCCGGCCCGCCGAACTGGTGGTTAGCCGGGCAACGGGTGGAAATGATCCTGGATGCCTTTTTGCAACAGCAACGCCGCCGCCTGGGGGGGATCGCCGAACTGCGGGGAAATGGGCAATTTGTCCGCCGCACCGCCCTGAACCGAGTGGGGGGCTGGAATGAAGCCACCCTCACCGACGACCTGGATTTAACCTTTCGCCTGCACTTGGATGCCTGGGATATTGAATTTCTCTTTACCCCCAGCGTCATGGAAGAGGGGGTGACCAATTTCCGGGCCCTGTGGCACCAGCGCAACCGTTGGGCAGAAGGGGGCTATCAACGGTATTTAGACTATTGGCGACCCTGGCTGTTCTGGCCCTGGGGGGCTTGGAAACGCTTTGATACGGGGGTAACTTGTGTGAGCCAATACCTGCTCCCGGCGGCCAGCATCCCCGATAGTCTGTGGGCAATCTGGGGCAAACACCCCCCCCTACTCTGGCCCTTAACCAGCGTGATGTTGCTCTTGTTCTGCGGTTCTACCTGGCGGGGGCTGTCCCGGCTGGAACCCCGCTCCCCTTGGCAACTCCTGGGGGCTTCCCTGCGGGCCATGCTCTACATGACCCATTGGTTACCCGTGATGGCGGCCATGATGGTGCGGGTAGCTGTGCGGCCAAAACGGTTAAAATGGGTAAAAACTGTCCATGTCACTTCAGGGGAATAG
- a CDS encoding class I SAM-dependent methyltransferase: MDEVLEKIRQQFNYGPYPRYPLEKSPKDDREFLWIHNVTTPYYLRYRQRPPQDLVILDAGCGSGYKALALALANPGAKIVGIDFSPNSVDLAIKRFEFHGLSNYEFHVLPIDQVGELGLTFDYINCDEVLYLMPDPVATLATFKQVLKPLGILRVNVHNQYQREMYFKVQEFFGLLGLMQDNPEEFELKTVQEIMGQLNDRCELKRITWSKKYEGELNDHISEFILMNCLLQGDKGFTIPQIFGCLEEAGLEFIEMVAWPKWRIKSLFKDPENLPTVLTLALAEATPMEVLHLVNLLHPGERLLDLWCGHPNAEPTVVSQGQAMVSLHPQLRNETVQQAWQAHLQGGRPLILSDYLKFPVQGALQIEKVEIDAIALGALWPLFEGTQSFESLLQRWLQLYPRDLLTLEPVPVEIARTMLRELLLFLEQSLYVLLTVE; encoded by the coding sequence ATGGATGAAGTTTTAGAAAAAATTCGTCAACAGTTTAACTACGGTCCCTATCCCCGTTACCCTTTAGAGAAGTCCCCCAAGGATGACCGAGAATTTTTATGGATTCATAATGTCACCACGCCTTACTATCTGCGGTACCGGCAACGTCCTCCCCAGGATTTAGTGATTTTGGATGCGGGGTGCGGTTCCGGGTACAAAGCCTTAGCCCTTGCCCTTGCCAATCCGGGGGCTAAAATTGTCGGGATTGACTTTTCTCCTAACTCGGTGGATTTGGCTATCAAAAGATTCGAGTTTCATGGTCTATCCAACTATGAATTTCATGTCCTCCCGATTGACCAGGTGGGTGAATTAGGCTTAACGTTTGATTACATTAACTGCGATGAAGTTTTATATCTAATGCCTGACCCGGTAGCCACATTAGCGACTTTTAAGCAGGTCTTAAAACCCCTGGGGATTCTCCGAGTTAATGTGCATAATCAATACCAGCGGGAGATGTATTTCAAAGTCCAGGAATTCTTTGGGCTGTTGGGTTTAATGCAGGATAATCCCGAGGAATTTGAATTAAAAACCGTTCAAGAGATCATGGGGCAACTCAACGATAGATGTGAACTAAAGCGGATAACATGGAGTAAAAAATATGAGGGCGAATTAAATGATCATATCAGCGAATTTATTTTGATGAATTGCCTGCTCCAGGGGGACAAGGGATTTACCATTCCCCAGATATTTGGGTGTTTGGAGGAGGCTGGTTTAGAGTTTATTGAAATGGTGGCCTGGCCAAAATGGCGTATCAAATCCCTGTTCAAAGACCCTGAGAACCTACCCACCGTGTTAACTTTGGCACTGGCAGAAGCGACACCGATGGAGGTATTACACCTGGTGAATTTGTTGCATCCAGGGGAGCGACTTTTGGATTTGTGGTGTGGTCATCCCAATGCCGAACCAACGGTTGTTTCCCAAGGTCAGGCGATGGTTTCTCTGCATCCCCAATTAAGAAACGAAACGGTGCAACAAGCGTGGCAAGCCCATTTGCAGGGAGGGCGGCCTTTAATCCTGTCAGATTACTTGAAATTCCCTGTCCAGGGCGCATTACAGATTGAGAAAGTGGAAATTGATGCGATTGCCCTTGGGGCTTTGTGGCCTTTGTTTGAGGGCACCCAATCTTTTGAAAGTCTTTTGCAACGTTGGTTACAACTCTATCCCCGGGATTTACTCACCTTGGAACCGGTGCCTGTTGAAATTGCTCGTACCATGTTAAGGGAATTACTATTATTTTTAGAACAATCCCTTTATGTGCTACTAACGGTTGAGTAA
- the folP gene encoding dihydropteroate synthase, whose amino-acid sequence MGILNVTPDSFSDGGQYFDLDLAVQQGKKLVAEGADILDIGGQSTRPGASIIPLEEELRRVIPVIQALATEVSVPISVDTTRAVVAAEAIAVGATWVNDVSGGTDDPELLPVVAQAGVTVVLMHRRGNPQTMQSLTDYGDLIGEIYEFLAQQRDKAQQLGIEKIVLDPGIGFAKNTEQNLILLRNLCRFRDLNCPLLVGPSRKSFIGQILNQPDPQQRVWGTAAACCAAIAQGADILRVHDVAQIKQVVQVADALWRSHGVTS is encoded by the coding sequence ATGGGGATTCTCAACGTCACCCCGGATAGTTTCAGTGATGGTGGGCAGTATTTTGACCTGGATTTAGCGGTACAGCAGGGCAAAAAATTAGTGGCTGAAGGGGCGGATATATTGGATATTGGCGGCCAATCCACCCGTCCGGGAGCCAGTATTATTCCCCTGGAGGAGGAATTGCGGCGGGTGATCCCCGTGATTCAGGCTCTAGCTACCGAGGTCAGCGTACCGATTTCCGTGGATACCACCCGGGCGGTCGTGGCCGCTGAAGCCATCGCTGTGGGGGCGACTTGGGTCAATGACGTTTCCGGGGGTACGGATGACCCGGAACTCTTGCCGGTGGTCGCCCAGGCTGGGGTCACGGTGGTTCTCATGCACCGGCGGGGCAATCCCCAAACCATGCAATCTTTGACTGACTATGGGGATTTAATCGGGGAAATTTATGAATTTCTTGCCCAACAACGGGACAAAGCCCAACAATTAGGCATTGAAAAAATTGTCCTTGACCCCGGCATTGGTTTTGCCAAAAATACCGAACAAAATTTAATTTTACTGCGGAACTTATGCCGATTTCGGGACTTAAATTGCCCGCTTTTGGTGGGGCCTTCCCGGAAAAGTTTTATCGGTCAGATTCTCAATCAACCCGACCCCCAACAACGGGTATGGGGTACCGCCGCCGCTTGTTGTGCCGCCATTGCCCAGGGAGCGGATATTCTGCGGGTTCATGACGTTGCCCAAATCAAACAAGTGGTTCAGGTTGCCGATGCCCTTTGGCGCAGTCATGGGGTCACATCCTAA
- a CDS encoding serine/threonine-protein kinase, with product MLGQILDNRYQILQQLGSGGFSRTYLARDTRRPGQPPCVVKHLVHRADDPEHFALVRQLFRQEGEILERLGEHDQIPRLLAYFEQGEEFFLVQEYIEGTALEQELAQPPVWNETQVVNFLKDVLTILTFVHSQKVIHRDIKPSNLMRRYSDQKIVLLDFGAVKRIATGDTPSGQPTLGLGTTGYAPLEQVEGRPRPGSDLYALGVLAIQAATGLSPLQIPEDDQGELLWQVPDFDPALTAVLCRLTRRYYWDRYDRAAAVLADLATVEKHLYEPPETLFLPQSPSRSRQGDILLVDDQPERLRWLSLTLAEQGFTVRSAVHGLLALEAAQAQPPDLFLVSATLPGMDGYEFCQRCQGQPALQGIPVVLLGDQAAPWAVVKALSVGAVDYLPRPFKVLELIARLETRLHQGRICREVLSLRQQLQETQARLQMEIQCRQDLEQKLAPKPDSEPPKN from the coding sequence ATGCTGGGTCAAATTTTGGATAACCGTTATCAAATCCTGCAACAGTTGGGGTCGGGGGGCTTCAGCCGCACCTACCTCGCCCGGGATACCCGCCGGCCGGGGCAACCCCCCTGTGTGGTGAAACACCTGGTGCATCGAGCCGATGACCCGGAACATTTCGCCCTGGTGCGCCAACTCTTTCGCCAGGAAGGGGAAATTTTAGAACGCCTGGGGGAACACGACCAAATTCCCCGGCTGTTGGCCTATTTTGAGCAGGGGGAAGAATTTTTCCTGGTGCAGGAATATATTGAGGGAACTGCCCTGGAGCAGGAACTGGCGCAACCGCCGGTGTGGAACGAAACCCAGGTGGTGAATTTCCTCAAGGATGTCCTGACCATTCTCACCTTCGTTCACAGCCAAAAGGTGATCCACCGGGATATTAAACCCAGCAATCTGATGCGGCGTTACAGTGACCAAAAAATTGTCCTGCTGGATTTTGGGGCGGTCAAACGCATTGCCACCGGGGATACTCCCAGCGGACAACCCACCCTGGGCTTAGGTACCACCGGCTATGCCCCCCTGGAGCAGGTGGAAGGTCGTCCCCGCCCCGGCAGTGACCTGTACGCCCTAGGGGTACTGGCAATTCAAGCGGCAACCGGGCTGAGTCCTTTGCAGATTCCCGAGGATGACCAGGGGGAATTGCTCTGGCAGGTGCCGGACTTTGACCCAGCCTTGACCGCTGTGCTGTGCCGCCTGACCCGCCGCTATTACTGGGACCGCTACGACCGTGCCGCCGCTGTTTTGGCGGATTTAGCCACGGTGGAAAAACACCTCTATGAACCCCCGGAAACCCTCTTTTTGCCCCAGTCCCCAAGCCGTTCCCGTCAAGGGGATATTTTGCTCGTGGACGACCAGCCGGAACGCCTGCGCTGGTTAAGTCTAACCCTAGCGGAACAGGGGTTTACCGTACGCTCAGCGGTGCATGGACTCCTCGCCCTGGAAGCCGCCCAAGCCCAGCCCCCGGATTTGTTCCTGGTGTCAGCCACCCTGCCGGGGATGGATGGGTATGAATTTTGCCAACGATGCCAGGGACAACCCGCCCTCCAGGGGATTCCGGTGGTACTGCTCGGTGACCAGGCGGCACCCTGGGCGGTCGTAAAAGCCTTGAGTGTGGGGGCGGTGGACTATCTGCCCCGTCCTTTCAAGGTGCTGGAACTGATCGCCCGCTTGGAAACCCGCCTCCACCAGGGGCGCATCTGCCGGGAAGTGCTCTCCCTACGCCAGCAGTTGCAGGAAACCCAGGCACGGTTACAGATGGAAATCCAATGCCGTCAGGATTTGGAACAAAAATTAGCCCCAAAACCAGACTCGGAACCCCCCAAAAATTAA
- a CDS encoding photosystem I assembly protein Ycf3, which produces MPRSQRNDNFIDKTFTVLADILLKVLPATPKQKAAFVYYRDGMNAQAEGEYAEALQNYEEALALEDDTYDRSFILYNIALIHTSNGDHEKALDYYQQALDLNPRMPQALNNVAVIYHYQAEQAKAANDLERAEQLFDQAAQYWQQAIRLAPNNYIEAQNWLKTTGRATIDILI; this is translated from the coding sequence ATGCCCCGCTCCCAGCGCAACGACAATTTCATTGACAAAACCTTTACAGTTCTGGCGGATATTTTGCTGAAGGTACTGCCCGCCACCCCCAAACAAAAAGCGGCCTTTGTTTACTACCGGGATGGCATGAACGCCCAGGCGGAAGGGGAATACGCCGAGGCTCTGCAAAACTACGAAGAAGCCCTGGCCCTAGAGGATGACACCTACGACCGGAGCTTTATTTTGTACAACATTGCCCTGATTCATACCAGCAACGGGGATCACGAGAAAGCCCTGGATTATTACCAGCAAGCCCTGGACTTGAACCCCCGGATGCCCCAGGCGTTGAATAATGTGGCGGTGATTTACCATTACCAGGCGGAGCAGGCCAAGGCCGCCAATGATTTGGAACGAGCCGAGCAATTATTCGACCAAGCCGCCCAGTATTGGCAACAGGCGATTCGCCTTGCCCCCAACAACTACATTGAAGCCCAGAACTGGCTGAAAACCACTGGGCGTGCCACAATTGACATCTTGATTTAA
- a CDS encoding PstS family phosphate ABC transporter substrate-binding protein: MERWSRGLRFVLLMLSIPVLLWGCNFGGAPKPASIAIDGSSTVYPISKAVAEEFKKTQPKLLEELTVEFSGTTGGFRKFCEGKVDIANASRPINQQEMALCNRNDVRYIELPVAFDALTVAVNKGNDWVDKLTVEELRKIWEPAAQGKIKKWNQVRPSFPDRPLNLFSPGEDSGTFDYFTEAIVGKVDASRKDVVFSEDDDTLAQGIIQDPNALGYFGVAYFEKNRDKMKAVPIDNGDGPVTPTLQNVLLNKYRPLTRPLFIYVNAAKAQEKEVLKDFVGFYLKNAAKIVPNVGYIPLTDEHYHLAEVTFYKQEVGTVFDGKADFQLTLEELLRKQAKFQ; the protein is encoded by the coding sequence ATGGAACGCTGGAGTCGGGGGTTAAGATTTGTATTGCTGATGCTGAGCATCCCGGTTCTGCTCTGGGGATGTAATTTTGGCGGTGCCCCTAAGCCTGCGAGTATTGCCATTGACGGTTCGAGTACGGTTTATCCAATTAGCAAGGCGGTGGCAGAGGAATTTAAGAAAACCCAACCGAAGCTTTTGGAGGAATTAACTGTGGAATTTTCTGGGACAACCGGGGGGTTCCGTAAGTTTTGTGAAGGGAAGGTGGATATTGCCAATGCCTCCCGTCCGATTAATCAACAAGAGATGGCTTTGTGTAACAGAAATGATGTCCGTTATATTGAATTACCAGTTGCATTTGATGCGCTCACCGTAGCGGTTAATAAGGGCAATGATTGGGTGGACAAATTGACGGTGGAAGAATTGCGAAAGATTTGGGAACCGGCGGCGCAAGGGAAAATCAAAAAGTGGAACCAAGTACGCCCAAGTTTCCCTGACCGTCCCCTGAATTTATTCAGCCCCGGTGAGGATTCAGGTACGTTTGATTATTTCACGGAAGCCATTGTGGGCAAGGTGGATGCCAGCCGGAAAGATGTGGTTTTTAGTGAAGATGACGATACGCTCGCCCAGGGAATTATCCAAGACCCGAATGCGCTTGGGTATTTTGGCGTTGCTTACTTTGAGAAGAATCGGGACAAGATGAAAGCGGTTCCCATTGACAATGGGGATGGTCCGGTGACACCCACATTGCAAAATGTGTTGTTGAACAAATATCGTCCCTTGACCCGCCCCCTATTTATTTATGTGAATGCTGCCAAAGCGCAAGAGAAAGAAGTGCTTAAGGACTTTGTGGGATTTTACCTAAAAAATGCCGCCAAAATTGTGCCCAATGTGGGTTATATTCCCCTCACGGATGAGCATTATCATTTGGCAGAGGTAACGTTCTACAAACAGGAAGTGGGTACGGTATTCGATGGTAAAGCTGATTTCCAACTTACCCTAGAGGAACTGTTGCGTAAACAGGCTAAATTTCAGTAG
- a CDS encoding Hpt domain-containing protein, with product MLPEQQQKILVYFIEEAKEHLQTLEQGLMNLQTNSQDQEMVNEMFRAAHSIKGGAAMLGYDSIRRTAHRLEDCLKVVKEQPGTAIDQESEDLFLRGFETLESLVNHLEQGNLTEDFGQTAFQQAEPIFALLQQRLTGEMVTGESKPLVPANFSAQVLQVLRQMLELIKQGATPERTQQVAALCGRLGTFAPGVATWQTLTQTAQKAVTNPRVPLAKLAGPLLNELKQASELIQQGKAQMVVPSATLCSLAGVDAASVAPTVAAPAAPKQITIPVEPREAAKLLIANFEPAQLAALAKLLVQALKRPA from the coding sequence ATGTTGCCGGAACAACAGCAGAAAATTTTGGTGTACTTCATTGAAGAAGCCAAAGAGCATCTCCAAACCTTAGAACAGGGGTTGATGAATTTGCAGACCAACTCCCAGGATCAGGAGATGGTGAATGAAATGTTCCGGGCCGCCCACTCCATCAAGGGGGGAGCCGCCATGTTGGGGTATGACAGCATTCGCCGCACGGCACACCGGCTGGAGGACTGCCTGAAGGTGGTGAAAGAACAACCGGGCACGGCCATTGACCAGGAGTCGGAAGATTTATTTTTGCGGGGATTTGAAACCCTGGAATCCTTGGTCAACCATCTGGAGCAGGGGAATCTCACGGAAGACTTTGGCCAAACGGCGTTTCAACAGGCGGAGCCGATTTTCGCCCTCCTCCAACAGCGGCTCACCGGGGAAATGGTGACCGGAGAGAGCAAACCTCTTGTCCCTGCCAATTTCTCCGCCCAGGTGTTGCAGGTGTTGCGGCAGATGCTGGAACTGATCAAGCAGGGGGCGACCCCGGAACGTACCCAGCAGGTGGCGGCTCTGTGTGGTCGGTTGGGGACTTTCGCTCCCGGCGTAGCCACCTGGCAGACCCTCACCCAGACGGCCCAAAAAGCGGTGACCAATCCCCGGGTACCCCTGGCGAAGCTGGCGGGGCCGTTGCTCAATGAACTCAAGCAGGCCAGCGAATTGATCCAGCAGGGCAAGGCGCAGATGGTCGTCCCCAGTGCCACCCTCTGTAGTTTGGCGGGGGTGGATGCGGCCAGCGTTGCCCCGACCGTGGCGGCTCCGGCGGCCCCCAAACAAATTACCATTCCGGTGGAACCCCGGGAGGCGGCCAAGCTCTTGATTGCCAACTTTGAGCCTGCCCAGTTGGCCGCCCTGGCCAAGTTGTTGGTGCAAGCGCTGAAACGCCCCGCCTGA
- a CDS encoding homoserine dehydrogenase — protein MTENRTIRVGLLGLGTVGAGVAQILLDPKGRHPLLSELTLHRVGVRSLHKPRALHLPPGLLTTDLTALVQDPEIDLVVEVLGGLEPARSLMLQAIAQGKHVVTANKAVVARYGAELFQAAQDQGVYVLMEGAVGGGIPIIHPLKQALGANRLSRVLGIVNGTTNFILTQMAQGRGDFATALATAQSLGYAESDPSADVDGEDAADKIAILATLAFGVRVSREQVYCEGIGGIQPVDLRYAERLGFQVKLLALAQRQGEALDIRVHPTLISHDHPLASVQGVQNAIVLGGEPLGEVMFQGPGAGAGPTASAVVGDVVNVVATLRANSGYHPLLGAPVATAIPQLAMDEVQTRFYTRILTQDQPGVIGQLGTCYGRHGVSLESIVQISTQEQLAEIVVVTHQVREGNFWLALEEIRQFPAVAAIPTVLRVWS, from the coding sequence ATGACTGAGAACCGAACCATTCGGGTGGGCTTGTTGGGGCTGGGAACGGTGGGGGCGGGGGTGGCCCAAATTCTCCTTGACCCCAAGGGACGGCATCCCCTGTTGAGTGAATTGACCCTGCATCGGGTGGGGGTGCGCTCCCTGCACAAACCCCGGGCGTTGCATCTCCCCCCCGGACTGCTGACCACGGATTTGACCGCCCTGGTGCAGGACCCGGAGATTGACCTGGTGGTGGAGGTCTTGGGGGGCTTGGAACCCGCCCGCAGTTTGATGTTGCAGGCCATTGCCCAGGGGAAACACGTGGTTACGGCCAACAAGGCGGTGGTGGCCCGTTACGGAGCGGAGCTATTTCAGGCGGCGCAAGACCAGGGGGTGTATGTGCTGATGGAGGGGGCGGTGGGGGGCGGCATTCCCATCATCCATCCCCTCAAGCAAGCCCTGGGGGCGAACCGGCTGTCCCGGGTGCTGGGGATTGTCAACGGCACCACCAATTTTATCCTCACCCAGATGGCCCAGGGGCGGGGGGATTTTGCCACGGCCTTGGCCACAGCCCAGTCCCTGGGTTACGCAGAAAGTGACCCCAGTGCCGATGTGGATGGGGAAGATGCCGCCGATAAAATTGCCATCCTGGCGACTTTGGCCTTTGGGGTGCGGGTGAGTCGGGAGCAGGTCTATTGCGAAGGGATTGGCGGGATTCAGCCGGTGGATTTGCGCTACGCCGAACGCCTTGGGTTTCAGGTGAAATTGCTGGCCCTGGCGCAACGGCAGGGGGAAGCCCTGGACATCCGGGTCCATCCGACATTAATTAGCCACGACCATCCCCTCGCCAGTGTGCAGGGGGTGCAAAATGCCATTGTGCTGGGGGGGGAACCCCTGGGGGAAGTCATGTTCCAGGGGCCAGGAGCCGGGGCGGGACCGACCGCCAGTGCCGTGGTGGGGGATGTGGTGAATGTGGTGGCGACCCTCCGGGCCAATTCCGGCTACCATCCCCTTTTGGGGGCACCGGTGGCCACGGCGATTCCCCAACTGGCAATGGATGAGGTGCAAACCCGCTTTTATACCCGCATCCTGACCCAGGACCAGCCGGGGGTGATCGGTCAATTGGGCACCTGCTATGGTCGCCACGGGGTGAGTTTAGAATCCATCGTCCAGATCAGCACTCAGGAACAGTTGGCGGAAATTGTGGTCGTGACCCACCAGGTGCGGGAGGGGAATTTCTGGCTGGCGCTGGAGGAAATTCGGCAATTCCCGGCGGTGGCGGCAATTCCGACCGTGTTGCGGGTGTGGTCGTGA
- a CDS encoding response regulator produces the protein MCRKILIVDDEPHIRLLLEQTLEDLADEADIELLTASNGLEALDVIQNERPNLVFLDVMMPKMNGFEVCQRVKKELLLEGVYIIMLTAKGQEFDKVRGQEVGADLYMTKPFDPDQVVKRSLEVLGC, from the coding sequence ATGTGTCGCAAAATTCTGATTGTGGACGATGAACCCCACATTCGGTTGTTGTTGGAACAGACCCTCGAGGACTTGGCGGATGAGGCGGACATTGAACTCCTGACCGCCAGCAACGGCCTGGAGGCTTTAGACGTTATCCAAAATGAACGGCCCAATTTAGTATTTTTGGACGTGATGATGCCCAAGATGAACGGCTTTGAGGTCTGTCAACGGGTGAAAAAGGAACTCCTGCTCGAAGGTGTCTATATTATCATGCTCACCGCCAAAGGGCAGGAATTTGACAAGGTGCGGGGGCAGGAGGTGGGTGCCGACCTGTACATGACCAAACCCTTTGACCCGGACCAAGTGGTCAAACGCTCATTGGAGGTGCTGGGGTGCTGA